The following is a genomic window from Flavobacteriales bacterium.
CTTTCCCGTTCCGGGGGGGCACAGGCAAGATGCCTGTGGGCCTTACACGTCCAGCTTGGCGTACACCGCGTTCTTTTCGATGAACTCGCGGCGGGGCGGCACATCGTCGCCCATGAGCATGCTGAAGACGCGATCGGCCTCGGCGCCGTTCTCAATGGTGATCTGACGCAAGGTGCGGCGCGTGGGGTCCATCGTGGTCTCCCATAGCTGCTCGGCGTTCATCTCACCGAGACCCTTGTAGCGCTGGATGCCCACGCTGGCGTCCTTGTTGGCCCCTTTCATGCGCTCCACGATCGCGTCGCGCTCGGCCTCGGTCCAGCAGTACACCTGCTCCTTGCCCTTCTTCACCATGTACAGCGGCGGGGTGGCGATGTAGAGGCAGCCGCGTTCGATCAGCGGTTGCATGTGGCGGTAGAAGAAGGTCATGATCAACGTCTGGATGTGGCTGCCGTCCACGTCGGCGTCGCACATGATGATGATCTTGTGGTAACGCAGCTTCTCCATGTTCAGCGCCTTGGAGTCCTCCTCGGTGCCGATGTGCACGCCCAGGGCGGTGTAGATGTTGCGGATCTCCTCGTTGTCGAGGATCTTGTGCTGCATCGCCTTCTCCACGTTCAGGATCTTGCCGCGCAGGGGCAGGATGGCCTGGAACTCGCGGTTGCGGCCCTGCTTGGCGGTTCCGCCGGCCGAGTCGCCCTCCACCAGGAAGAGCTCGCTCTGGCTGGCATCCTTGCTCTGGCAGTCGGCGAGCTTGCCGGGCAGGCCGCCGCCGGTGAAGGCGCCCTTGCGCTGCACCATCTCGCGTGCCTTGCGGGCGGCGTGGCGGGCCTGGGCGGCCAGGATCACCTTGTCCACGATCTGCTTGGCGTCGCGCGGGTGCTCCTCGAGGTAGTTCTCGAGCATCTCGCTCACGGCGATGTTCACCGCGCCGCTCACCTCGTTGTTGCCCAGCTTGGTCTTGGTCTGGCCCTCGAACTGGGGCTCGGCCACCTTCACGCTGATGACGGCCGTGAGGCCCTCGCGGAAGTCGTCGCCCGCGATCTCGAACTTGAGCTTGCCGGTGGCCCCGCTGTTGTCCGCGTACTTCTTCAGGGTGCGGGTGAGGCCGCTGCGGAAGCCGGCCAGGTGCGTGCCCCCCTCGTGGGTGTTGATGTTGTTGACGTAGGAGTGCAGGTTCTCGTTGAACGAGTCGTTGTACACCATGGCGATCTCCACGGGGATGCCCTGCTTCTCCCCCTCCATGTAGATCACGTCCTCGATCAACGGCTGTCGGTTGCCGTCCAGGTACTTCACGAACTCCACCAGGCCCTTCTCGCTGTAGAAGGTCTCGCTCACGAAGCTGCCGTCCTCGTTCGTGCGGCGCTCGTCGGTGAGGGAGAGCTTGATGCCTTTGTTCAGGTAGGCCAGTTCGCGGAGGCGGGCGGCCAGGGTGTCGAAGTTGTACTCGCTGACCTGGAAGATGCTGAGGTCGGGCTGGAAGGTGACGATGGTGCCCCGGTAGTCCGTGGCGCCGATCTCGCGCACCGGGAACAGGGGTTTGCCTTCGCTGTACTCCTGCTCGTACTTCTTCCCGTCGCGGTGCACCTCGGCGCGCAGCAGGGTGCTGAGCGCGTTCACGCAGCTCACGCCCACACCGTGCAGACCGCCGGACACCTTGTAGCTGTCCTTGTCGAACTTGCCCCCGGCGTGCAGCACGGTCATCACCACCTCCAGGGCGCTGCGGCCCTCCTTGGCGTGCATGTCCACGGGGATGCCGCGTCCGTTGTCCTTCACGCGGATGCCGTTGGTGGGGGTGATGCTCACCTCCACCGTGTCGCAGTGCCCGGCAAGGGCCTCATCGATGGAGTTGTCCACCACTTCATACACCAGGTGGTGAAGGCCCTTCACCCCGATGTCACCGATGTACATGGCGGGGCGTTTGCGCACCGCTTCCAGGCCTTCCAGCACCTGGATGCTGTCCGCCGAATAGCTGGCGGCGGCCTTCTTCTTCTCGCTCATTTCCACGACGGTCTCGGACATGTTCCTTGAGGTTCTGCCTCCCCGGATGGGAAGGGCTCGCGAAGATACCGGATCGGCGTGTGCCGAAGGGGACCTTTTCCCAACAGCGACGCGGGTTTTGTTGATATTTAACAGGGCCTTCCGTCTTGCCCATGTCCGGGGGATCGCTATACGGTGCTGAAGGGAGCATCAAGGTGGTCCGGGAACGGGCCTCGGCACGCCCCTTGGTCCAACGCCCCCCTTTCCGGCTCCTGAAGTTCTCCACCACCCTGTCGAATGAAGATGATGGATGATTAGCTTCGGAGCAAACTCATCACACCATGAGAACGCCCTTCCGCCCTTCCGCCCTTCCGCCCTTCCGCACACCGCTAAGCTGCTGATGCTCGTGGGCCTGCTCGCCTTGCCCTCGGCGCTGCTCACGGCCTTCCGCTCCGGCCAC
Proteins encoded in this region:
- the gyrB gene encoding DNA topoisomerase (ATP-hydrolyzing) subunit B encodes the protein MSEKKKAAASYSADSIQVLEGLEAVRKRPAMYIGDIGVKGLHHLVYEVVDNSIDEALAGHCDTVEVSITPTNGIRVKDNGRGIPVDMHAKEGRSALEVVMTVLHAGGKFDKDSYKVSGGLHGVGVSCVNALSTLLRAEVHRDGKKYEQEYSEGKPLFPVREIGATDYRGTIVTFQPDLSIFQVSEYNFDTLAARLRELAYLNKGIKLSLTDERRTNEDGSFVSETFYSEKGLVEFVKYLDGNRQPLIEDVIYMEGEKQGIPVEIAMVYNDSFNENLHSYVNNINTHEGGTHLAGFRSGLTRTLKKYADNSGATGKLKFEIAGDDFREGLTAVISVKVAEPQFEGQTKTKLGNNEVSGAVNIAVSEMLENYLEEHPRDAKQIVDKVILAAQARHAARKAREMVQRKGAFTGGGLPGKLADCQSKDASQSELFLVEGDSAGGTAKQGRNREFQAILPLRGKILNVEKAMQHKILDNEEIRNIYTALGVHIGTEEDSKALNMEKLRYHKIIIMCDADVDGSHIQTLIMTFFYRHMQPLIERGCLYIATPPLYMVKKGKEQVYCWTEAERDAIVERMKGANKDASVGIQRYKGLGEMNAEQLWETTMDPTRRTLRQITIENGAEADRVFSMLMGDDVPPRREFIEKNAVYAKLDV